In the genome of Eschrichtius robustus isolate mEscRob2 chromosome 12, mEscRob2.pri, whole genome shotgun sequence, one region contains:
- the PACSIN1 gene encoding protein kinase C and casein kinase substrate in neurons protein 1 yields MSGSYDEASLAPEETTDSFWEVGNYKRTVKRIDDGHRLCNDLMNCVQERAKIEKAYAQQLTDWAKRWRQLIEKGPQYGSLERAWGAMMTEADKVSELHQEVKNSLLNEDLEKVKNWQKDAYHKQIMGGFKETKEAEDGFRKAQKPWAKKIKELEAAKKAYHLACKEEKLAMTREMNSKTEQSVTPEQQKKLQDKVDKCKQDVQKMQEKYEKVLDDVGKTTPQYMEGMEQVFEQCQQFEERRLVFLKEVLLDIKRHLNLAENSSYVQVYRELEQAIRGADAQDDLRWFRSTSGPGMPMNWPQFEEWNPDLPHTTTKKEKQSKKAEGVVLTNAAGMVESTSQAGDRGSVSSYDRGQTYATEWSDDESGNPFGGNEANGGSNPFDEDAKGVRVRALYDYDGQEQDELSFKAGDELTKLGEEDEQGWCRGRLDSGQLGLYPANYVEAI; encoded by the exons ATGTCTGGCTCCTACGACGAGGCCTCGCTAGCTCCGGAGGAGACCACCGACAGCTTCTGGGAG GTGGGGAACTACAAGCGTACGGTGAAGCGCATCGATGACGGGCACCGGCTGTGCAACGACCTGATGAACTGCGTGCAGGAGCGCGCCAAGATCGAGAAGGCGTATGCGCAGCAGCTCACCGACTGGGCCAAGCGCTGGCGCCAGCTCATCGAGAAag GCCCACAGTATGGCAGCCTGGAGCGGGCCTGGGGTGCCATGATGACGGAGGCGGACAAGGTGAGCGAACTGCACCAGGAGGTGAAGAACAGCCTGCTAAACGAGGACCTGGAGAAGGTCAAGAACTGGCAGAAGGATGCCTATCACAAGCAGATCATGGGCGGCTTCAAGGAGACCAAGGAGGCTGAAGACGGCTTCCGCAAGGCCCAGAAGCCCTGGGCCAAGAAGATAAAGGAG ttAGAGGCAGCCAAGAAGGCCTACCATCTGGCCTGCAAAGAGGAGAAGCTGGCCATGACCCGGGAGATGAATAGCAAGACGGAGCAGTCGGTCACACCCGAGCAGCAGAAGAAGCTGCAGGACAAAGTGGACAAGTGCAAGCAGGATGTGCAGAAG ATGCAGGAGAAGTATGAGAAGGTGCTGGATGACGTGGGCAAGACCACACCCCAGTACATGGAGGGCATGGAGCAGGTGTTTGAACAGTGCCAGCAATTTGAGGAAAGGAGGCTGGTCTTCCTCAAGGAGGTGCTGCTAGACATCAAACGTCACCTCAACCTAGCTGAGAATAGCAG CTATGTTCAAGTGTACCGGGAGCTGGAGCAGGCCATCCGGGGGGCCGACGCCCAGGACGACCTCAGATGGTTCCGCAGCACCAGCGGCCCTGGCATGCCCATGAATTGGCCCCAGTTTGAG GAGTGGAACCCAGACCTCCCGCACACCACCACCAAGAAGGAGAAACAGTCCAAGAAGGCAGAGGGGGTAGTGCTGACCAATGCTGCTGGGATGGTGGAGTCCACATCCCaggctggggaccgtggcag TGTTAGCAGCTACGACAGGGGCCAGACTTACGCCACTGAGTGGTCGGACGACGAGAGCGGGAATCCATTTGGGGGAAATGAGGCCAACGGGGGCTCCAACCCCTTCGATGAAGACGCCAAGGGAGTGCGTGTGCGGGCGCTCTACGACTACGACGGCCAGGAGCAGGACGAGCTCAGCTTCAAGGCTG GAGATGAGCTCACCAAGCTTGGCGAGGAGGACGAGCAGGGTTGGTGCCGCGGGCGGCTGGACAGCGGGCAGCTGGGCCTCTATCCCGCCAACTACGTGGAGGCCATCTAG
- the SPDEF gene encoding SAM pointed domain-containing Ets transcription factor isoform X2: MGSASPGLSGVPPSRLLLPPDTVLRTGLEKVAVGAGAMGPERRDWSPSPPATPEQGLSTFYLSYFDMLYSEDSSWVAKGPGASTREEPPDEPEQCPVIDSQAPGGSLDLAPGELTLEEHSLEQVQTMVVGEVLKDIETACKLLNITADPVDWSPGNVQKWLLWTEHQYRLPSVGKAFQELGGKELCAMSEEQFRQRSPLGGDVLHAHLDIWKSASTSEESWTDSEVDSSCSGQPIHLWQFLKELLLKPHSYGRFIRWLNKEKGIFKIEDSAQVARLWGIRKNRPAMNYDKLSRSIRQYYKKGIIRKPDISQRLVYQFVHPI, from the exons ATGGGCAGCGCCAGCCCAGGCCTGAGTGGTGTCCCCCCCAGCCGCCTCCTGCTGCCCCCCGACACTGTGCTACGGACTGGCCTGGAGAAGGTGGCAGTGGGGGCAGGGGCAATGGGGCCCGAGAGACGGGATTGGAGCCCCAGCCCACCTGCCACACCTGAGCAGGGCCTGTCCACCTTCTACCTCTCCTACTTCGACATGCTGTACTCTGAGGACAGCAGCTGGGTGGCCAAGGGCCCCGGGGCCAGCACTCGGGAGGAGCCGCCCGACGAGCCCGAGCAGTGCCCCGTCATCGACAGCCAAGCCCCGGGGGGCAGCCTGGACCTGGCGCCGGGCGAGCTGACCCTGGAGGAGCATTCACTGGAGCAGGTGCAGACCATGGTGGTGGGCGAGGTGCTCAAGGACATCGAGACAGCCTgcaagctgctcaacatcacggCAG ACCCCGTGGACTGGAGCCCTGGCAACGTGCAGAAGTGGCTCCTGTGGACGGAGCACCAGTACCGGCTGCCCTCCGTGGGCAAGGCCTTCCAGGAGCTGGGGGGTAAGGAGCTGTGTGCCATGTCGGAGGAGCAGTTCCGCCAGCGCTCGCCCCTGGGCGGGGACGTGCTGCACGCCCACCTGGACATCTGGAAATCAG CGTCGACCAGCGAAGAGAGTTGGACGGACAGCGAGGTGGACTCGTCCTGCTCCGGGCAGCCCATCCACCTGTGGCAGTTTCTCAAGGAACTGCTGCTGAAGCCACACAGCTATGGCCGCTTCATCCGGTGGCTCAACAAGGAGAAGG GCATCTTCAAAATCGAGGACTCCGCGCAGGTGGCCCGGCTGTGGGGCATCCGCAAGAACCGCCCCGCCATGAACTACGACAAGCTGAGCCGCTCCATCCGCCAGTATTACAAGAAGGGCATCATCCGCAAGCCGGACATCTCCCAGCGCCTGGTCTACCAGTTCGTGCACCCCATCTGA
- the SPDEF gene encoding SAM pointed domain-containing Ets transcription factor isoform X1 produces MGMGKQPGPDSPSFFISVDAAASPSSSGMGSASPGLSGVPPSRLLLPPDTVLRTGLEKVAVGAGAMGPERRDWSPSPPATPEQGLSTFYLSYFDMLYSEDSSWVAKGPGASTREEPPDEPEQCPVIDSQAPGGSLDLAPGELTLEEHSLEQVQTMVVGEVLKDIETACKLLNITADPVDWSPGNVQKWLLWTEHQYRLPSVGKAFQELGGKELCAMSEEQFRQRSPLGGDVLHAHLDIWKSAAWMKERTSLGAIHYCASTSEESWTDSEVDSSCSGQPIHLWQFLKELLLKPHSYGRFIRWLNKEKGIFKIEDSAQVARLWGIRKNRPAMNYDKLSRSIRQYYKKGIIRKPDISQRLVYQFVHPI; encoded by the exons ATGGGGATGGGGAAGCAGCCAGGACCTGactctccttccttttttatttctgtagacgCAGCCGCCAGCCCAAGCAGCAGCGGCATGGGCAGCGCCAGCCCAGGCCTGAGTGGTGTCCCCCCCAGCCGCCTCCTGCTGCCCCCCGACACTGTGCTACGGACTGGCCTGGAGAAGGTGGCAGTGGGGGCAGGGGCAATGGGGCCCGAGAGACGGGATTGGAGCCCCAGCCCACCTGCCACACCTGAGCAGGGCCTGTCCACCTTCTACCTCTCCTACTTCGACATGCTGTACTCTGAGGACAGCAGCTGGGTGGCCAAGGGCCCCGGGGCCAGCACTCGGGAGGAGCCGCCCGACGAGCCCGAGCAGTGCCCCGTCATCGACAGCCAAGCCCCGGGGGGCAGCCTGGACCTGGCGCCGGGCGAGCTGACCCTGGAGGAGCATTCACTGGAGCAGGTGCAGACCATGGTGGTGGGCGAGGTGCTCAAGGACATCGAGACAGCCTgcaagctgctcaacatcacggCAG ACCCCGTGGACTGGAGCCCTGGCAACGTGCAGAAGTGGCTCCTGTGGACGGAGCACCAGTACCGGCTGCCCTCCGTGGGCAAGGCCTTCCAGGAGCTGGGGGGTAAGGAGCTGTGTGCCATGTCGGAGGAGCAGTTCCGCCAGCGCTCGCCCCTGGGCGGGGACGTGCTGCACGCCCACCTGGACATCTGGAAATCAG CGGCCTGGATGAAAGAGAGGACGTCCCTGGGGGCAATTCACTACTGTG CGTCGACCAGCGAAGAGAGTTGGACGGACAGCGAGGTGGACTCGTCCTGCTCCGGGCAGCCCATCCACCTGTGGCAGTTTCTCAAGGAACTGCTGCTGAAGCCACACAGCTATGGCCGCTTCATCCGGTGGCTCAACAAGGAGAAGG GCATCTTCAAAATCGAGGACTCCGCGCAGGTGGCCCGGCTGTGGGGCATCCGCAAGAACCGCCCCGCCATGAACTACGACAAGCTGAGCCGCTCCATCCGCCAGTATTACAAGAAGGGCATCATCCGCAAGCCGGACATCTCCCAGCGCCTGGTCTACCAGTTCGTGCACCCCATCTGA